In Simplicispira sp. 125, one DNA window encodes the following:
- a CDS encoding serine/threonine-protein kinase: MSKIKPAPLPPDTTIGGYRVIRRLSSGGFGVVYLAVDAEGQQVAIKEYLPSSLATRAPGELLPKVPPEKLSLYRLGLKSFFEEGRALAQISHASVVSVLNFFRENETVYMVMNYLEGGTLQDFIITARDLKTQKVFRESTIRSLFDEVLRGMRIVHQHKMLHLDIKPANIFITDDNKAVMIDFGAAREVLSKEGNFIRPMYTPGFAAPEMYRRDSSMGPWTDIYAIGACIYACMQGFPPNEAPQRQEKDRLSLALAKLRGVYSDNLIEVVEWCMALDPLSRPQSVFALQKELSREGERRYTKLSVGEKMRLQLDTLVSDTKKNVQKVGDATGIGAKPK, from the coding sequence ATGTCAAAAATCAAACCGGCGCCGCTGCCGCCCGATACCACGATTGGTGGTTACCGTGTGATCCGCCGGTTGTCCTCCGGTGGTTTTGGTGTCGTCTACCTGGCCGTGGATGCCGAGGGGCAGCAGGTGGCCATCAAGGAATACCTGCCGTCGTCGCTGGCGACCCGCGCTCCGGGCGAGTTGTTGCCCAAGGTGCCCCCCGAAAAACTGTCGCTCTACCGTCTGGGGCTCAAGAGTTTCTTTGAGGAAGGGCGCGCGCTGGCCCAGATCTCGCACGCCTCGGTGGTCAGCGTGCTCAATTTTTTTCGTGAGAACGAAACCGTCTACATGGTGATGAACTACCTGGAGGGGGGAACCCTGCAGGATTTCATCATCACCGCGCGCGATCTCAAGACGCAAAAGGTGTTCCGCGAGTCCACCATCCGCAGTCTGTTCGATGAAGTCTTGCGCGGCATGCGCATCGTGCACCAGCACAAGATGCTGCACCTGGACATCAAGCCGGCCAATATCTTCATCACCGACGACAACAAGGCCGTGATGATCGACTTTGGCGCCGCGCGCGAGGTGCTGTCCAAGGAAGGCAACTTCATCCGCCCCATGTACACGCCCGGATTTGCCGCTCCCGAGATGTACCGGCGCGACTCGTCCATGGGTCCCTGGACCGACATCTACGCCATCGGCGCATGCATTTACGCCTGCATGCAGGGTTTTCCGCCCAACGAGGCGCCGCAGCGCCAGGAAAAAGACCGGCTGTCGCTGGCGTTGGCCAAGCTGCGCGGGGTGTATTCGGACAACCTCATCGAGGTGGTCGAATGGTGCATGGCGCTCGATCCCCTGTCGCGCCCGCAGTCGGTGTTTGCGCTGCAAAAGGAGCTCTCGCGCGAAGGTGAGCGCCGCTATACCAAGCTGAGTGTGGGCGAAAAAATGCGCCTGCAACTCGATACCCTGGTGTCCGACACCAAGAAAAATGTACAAAAAGTGGGTGACGCCACAGGAATCGGAGCCAAGCCCAAATGA
- a CDS encoding YicC/YloC family endoribonuclease, whose protein sequence is MPVYSMTGYASAQHGAGAGSSEAEARPLPGRRLGLEIRSVNSRFLDLSFRLPDELRAMEPVLRTLLTAKIKRGKVEVRATLESGDSSTIPDPSPRMLQRLNSAQDAVRAWLPQAAPLSVAEVLRLCTGQGAGTEDWSETVPALAEQALTALLEARQQEGARLVTMLRGHVKQLGALAQQATPLVPLLVEQQRQRFMERWKEAMGLAEGAATPEAAQDRALSEATAFAIRIDVAEEVTRLQSHLDEIERLLKKGGEVGKRLDFLIQELHREANTLGSKSSALDLTRISVDMKVLIEQMREQVQNIE, encoded by the coding sequence ATGCCAGTTTACAGTATGACCGGATACGCCAGCGCCCAGCACGGTGCGGGCGCCGGGAGCAGCGAAGCCGAAGCCCGGCCGCTCCCCGGGCGGCGCCTGGGACTGGAGATCCGCTCCGTCAACAGCCGCTTCCTTGATCTCTCGTTCCGCCTTCCTGACGAACTGCGCGCCATGGAACCCGTGCTGCGCACCCTGCTGACCGCGAAGATCAAACGCGGCAAGGTCGAAGTGCGCGCCACACTGGAAAGCGGCGACTCTTCGACCATTCCCGATCCGTCGCCGCGCATGCTGCAACGCCTCAACTCAGCACAGGACGCCGTGCGCGCCTGGCTGCCCCAGGCAGCCCCTTTGAGCGTGGCAGAGGTCTTACGCCTGTGCACAGGCCAGGGCGCAGGCACCGAGGACTGGAGTGAAACCGTACCGGCACTGGCCGAACAGGCCCTCACTGCCTTGCTGGAAGCCCGGCAGCAGGAAGGTGCGCGCCTGGTGACCATGCTTCGGGGCCACGTCAAGCAATTGGGCGCCTTGGCCCAGCAGGCGACGCCCCTGGTTCCCCTGCTGGTAGAGCAGCAGCGCCAGCGTTTTATGGAACGCTGGAAGGAAGCCATGGGCCTGGCCGAAGGCGCCGCAACGCCCGAGGCCGCACAGGATCGCGCCTTGTCAGAGGCCACGGCCTTCGCCATCCGCATCGACGTGGCCGAGGAAGTCACCCGCCTGCAATCGCACCTGGACGAAATCGAAAGGCTGCTGAAAAAAGGCGGCGAGGTCGGCAAGCGCCTGGACTTTCTCATCCAGGAACTGCACCGTGAGGCCAATACCCTGGGCTCCAAATCATCGGCGCTTGACCTCACACGCATCAGCGTGGACATGAAGGTTCTGATCGAGCAGATGCGCGAGCAAGTGCAAAATATCGAGTGA